One Halarcobacter ebronensis genomic window carries:
- a CDS encoding DUF4405 domain-containing protein: MNRFKFKDLATSLTTLIFLVVGISGVMLYFKIFNGQVKELHEILGLLFVAAVVLHLVANWKPMKSYFKKKIFIRVSLIVVVISAIFIFQSANIGNDPKGLVLKSVVDAPIKSSLEVLGVDYESAKLKLTKENIQNVDANSIGDIAKANSASPFKIIAIITAK; the protein is encoded by the coding sequence ATGAATAGATTTAAATTTAAAGATTTGGCAACATCTCTTACAACTCTTATATTTTTAGTTGTTGGAATTAGTGGAGTAATGTTGTATTTTAAAATTTTTAATGGTCAAGTAAAAGAGTTACATGAAATTTTAGGCTTACTTTTTGTTGCTGCTGTGGTGTTGCATCTTGTTGCAAATTGGAAACCTATGAAAAGCTACTTTAAAAAGAAAATTTTTATTAGAGTATCACTAATTGTTGTAGTAATAAGTGCCATTTTCATTTTTCAAAGTGCAAATATAGGCAATGACCCAAAAGGTTTAGTATTAAAAAGTGTTGTTGATGCACCAATTAAAAGCTCTTTAGAGGTTTTAGGAGTTGATTATGAAAGTGCTAAATTAAAATTGACAAAAGAGAATATTCAAAATGTTGATGCAAACTCAATTGGAGACATAGCAAAAGCAAATAGTGCAAGTCCCTTTAAAATTATTGCAATAATTACAGCTAAATAA
- a CDS encoding DUF2062 domain-containing protein — translation MPKKKLKKFLPTHEKIKEQKLLKIFGNFLHKREIWSLSRKKVLGGVFIGIFVACLPMPLQMVLASLLAIIFNVNLPISFALIFITNPLTMPPLFFFEYQIGKWILQPENPVEFNFDSMYDNFDEIALCLYLGSIILGLILAFVSRFIVNFVWIRTVRKDRKTSQNRYISEE, via the coding sequence TTGCCAAAGAAAAAACTTAAAAAATTTTTACCTACCCATGAAAAAATCAAAGAACAAAAACTATTAAAAATATTTGGAAATTTTTTACATAAAAGAGAGATTTGGAGTCTAAGTAGAAAAAAAGTATTAGGCGGAGTCTTTATTGGAATATTTGTAGCTTGTCTTCCAATGCCACTTCAAATGGTTTTAGCTTCACTTTTGGCAATAATTTTTAATGTCAATCTTCCAATAAGTTTTGCTTTGATATTTATAACTAACCCTCTTACAATGCCCCCACTATTTTTCTTTGAGTATCAAATAGGGAAATGGATACTTCAACCTGAAAATCCAGTTGAGTTTAATTTTGATTCAATGTATGATAACTTTGATGAAATTGCACTTTGTTTATATTTAGGCTCAATTATTTTAGGTTTGATTTTAGCATTTGTTTCAAGATTTATTGTAAACTTTGTATGGATTAGAACAGTAAGAAAAGATAGAAAAACTTCACAAAATAGATATATAAGTGAGGAATAA
- a CDS encoding TOBE domain-containing protein, translating into MKTSARNELTGKISDIQVGVVMSEVKLDVNSGIHISATITKESVDSLGLTKGMEVTALIKSSSVILSKEPLKVSARNTIKGTIKELIKGAVNSEVKLSIGDNGTIYAIVTNDAVEDLGFSVGETAYAIIKASNVILVA; encoded by the coding sequence ATGAAAACAAGTGCAAGAAATGAATTAACAGGAAAAATTTCAGATATTCAAGTTGGTGTTGTTATGTCGGAGGTTAAACTTGATGTTAACTCTGGAATTCATATCTCAGCAACAATAACAAAAGAGTCAGTTGATTCTTTAGGATTAACAAAAGGTATGGAAGTTACTGCTTTAATTAAATCTTCATCTGTAATTCTTTCAAAAGAACCACTAAAAGTTTCAGCTAGAAATACAATAAAAGGTACTATTAAAGAGCTTATTAAAGGTGCTGTAAACTCTGAAGTTAAACTATCAATTGGAGACAATGGAACTATTTATGCTATTGTTACAAATGATGCTGTAGAAGATTTAGGATTTAGTGTAGGTGAAACTGCATATGCGATAATTAAAGCTTCTAATGTAATTTTAGTTGCATAA